The genome window CCCGGCGATCGTAATTCGGGGAGACAACATCGGGCAAAGGTCGATCGAGCAAATAAAGCCAAGCTAACCCGCCCAACCCTAAAACAATCCCAGTCAAGCTTACCATCTGTGCAGTCCGCAGCGGCCCGAACATCAAACTATCAGTCCGCAACCCTTCAATCCAGACTCTACCGCAACTGTAAGCTGCGATATAAACCAAAAATAAAGCACCTATTTTCAAGCGAATTTTGCCCTGCAAATCGCGGAAAAATAAAGTCAGAAGCAACCCAAATACTGTTAAATTCCACAGGGATTCGTAGAGAAATGTAGGGTGGAAGTATTCAAAATTAGCGTAGGCGGGCGGGCGGCTGTTTGGCGGAATATAGAGTTTCCAAGGCAAATCCGTAGGACGGCCAAAAGCTTCCGAGTTAAAGAAATTTCCCCAGCGTCCGATCGCCTGACCGAGAATTGCCGAAGGCGCGATTAAATCTGCCAATTGCCAAAAAGAAACTCGCTGGATTTTCGCAAAAATTAAAGCTGCGATCGTTCCCCCCAAAATCGCCCCGTGAATGGCAATTCCGCCTTTCCAAATTGCAATAATATCTTCAGGCCTCTGGGCGTATTGCGGCCACTCGAAAGCCACGTAATAAATTCGAGCACAGGGAATAGCGGCCAGAACCAGCCAAATTGCCAAATCACCCAACAATTCCGGGTTGACGCGGCGTTTTTGGGCCAAGTATTGGGACAGGCTGACCCCAATCAAGACGGCAGAAGCTATTAACAGCCCGTACCAGCGGATAACTACGGGGCCAAGTTGAAAGATAATTGGGCCCGGCGATGTAAATTGAAAGCCTAAAGGCAGCGCAAGAATATTTAGCACCATAAAAGTTGCATTAATTGTGTTGGAAAGCTGTCAAATTTGCATACCCTTTCACAAACTCCAGAGTTTATTTTAGGTGGCGGCGGTCATTTACACGCAATTTTTGTGGAATTTAGCCAAAAATTAACTTTTTTGTGGAGATTTCTTTT of Oscillatoria nigro-viridis PCC 7112 contains these proteins:
- the lgt gene encoding prolipoprotein diacylglyceryl transferase, translating into MVLNILALPLGFQFTSPGPIIFQLGPVVIRWYGLLIASAVLIGVSLSQYLAQKRRVNPELLGDLAIWLVLAAIPCARIYYVAFEWPQYAQRPEDIIAIWKGGIAIHGAILGGTIAALIFAKIQRVSFWQLADLIAPSAILGQAIGRWGNFFNSEAFGRPTDLPWKLYIPPNSRPPAYANFEYFHPTFLYESLWNLTVFGLLLTLFFRDLQGKIRLKIGALFLVYIAAYSCGRVWIEGLRTDSLMFGPLRTAQMVSLTGIVLGLGGLAWLYLLDRPLPDVVSPNYDRRAKSAQKFPEDQ